The Nitratidesulfovibrio sp. SRB-5 genome includes a window with the following:
- the dapA gene encoding 4-hydroxy-tetrahydrodipicolinate synthase, with protein MQFQGAFTALVTPFRNGEVDEERYRALVEWQIEQGINGLVPCGTTGESATLTHQEHKDVIRICVEQVKGRVPVLAGAGSNNTREAVELTRYAKQAGADGALLITPYYNKPTQEGLYQHFKAIAAEVPMPFIVYNVPSRTGTNLCPETLARMKRDIPEVIGVKEATGNLIQVSEIIEYCGADFQVLSGDDFTVLPLLAVGGCGVISVSSNVVPAKMSELCRAFFEGDLATARRVHYEIASINRAMFLETNPIPVKTALSMMGRIELELRLPMVPLQPANQSRLRDILSAAGIV; from the coding sequence ATGCAGTTTCAAGGCGCTTTCACCGCTCTCGTCACGCCGTTCCGCAACGGCGAGGTGGACGAGGAACGCTACCGCGCGCTGGTCGAATGGCAGATCGAACAGGGCATCAACGGCCTTGTCCCCTGCGGCACCACCGGCGAATCGGCAACGCTCACCCACCAGGAACACAAGGACGTCATCCGCATCTGCGTCGAGCAGGTCAAGGGCCGCGTGCCCGTGCTGGCGGGCGCCGGTTCCAACAACACCCGCGAGGCGGTGGAGCTTACCCGCTACGCCAAGCAGGCCGGGGCCGACGGCGCGCTGCTGATCACCCCGTACTACAACAAGCCCACCCAGGAAGGGTTGTACCAGCACTTCAAGGCCATTGCCGCCGAAGTGCCCATGCCCTTCATCGTGTACAACGTGCCCAGCCGCACCGGCACCAACCTGTGTCCGGAAACCCTGGCCCGCATGAAGCGCGACATCCCCGAGGTGATCGGGGTCAAGGAAGCCACCGGCAACCTGATCCAGGTCTCGGAGATCATCGAATACTGCGGCGCCGACTTCCAGGTGCTGTCGGGCGACGACTTCACCGTGCTGCCCCTGCTGGCCGTGGGCGGCTGCGGGGTCATCTCGGTGAGCTCCAACGTGGTGCCCGCCAAGATGTCCGAGCTGTGCCGCGCCTTCTTCGAGGGCGACCTGGCCACCGCGCGCCGGGTGCATTACGAGATCGCGTCCATCAACCGCGCCATGTTCCTGGAAACCAACCCCATCCCGGTCAAGACGGCCCTGTCCATGATGGGCAGGATCGAACTGGAACTGCGCCTGCCCATGGTGCCGTTGCAGCCCGCCAACCAGTCGCGCCTGCGCGACATCCTGTCTGCGGCGGGCATCGTCTAG
- the dapF gene encoding diaminopimelate epimerase, translating into MSGKARTVPIHKLHGCGNDFVFIDNRALGLPVAAMPDWARSVCRRAFGVGADGLVFLDETPKDREGDYIWHFYNADGSRAEMCGNASRCAALLAVELGFAGPKHVFGTDAGLIRAEADVAAGMAKVELTPPRDLTLGIELDLGEGRDMVHFVNTGVPHAVVFKRDASVVDVRTLGAALRRHAHFAPAGTNANFAQVIDRRNIHLRTFERGVEDETYACGTGAAAGAFIAHALGLAESTVNVRSSGGEILGISIEGGSVFLSGKAVRVFSGEMFLEGLGLALA; encoded by the coding sequence ATGAGCGGCAAGGCACGCACCGTACCCATCCACAAGCTGCATGGGTGCGGTAACGACTTCGTATTCATCGACAACCGGGCACTGGGCCTGCCCGTCGCGGCCATGCCCGACTGGGCCCGCTCCGTGTGCCGCCGCGCTTTCGGCGTGGGCGCCGACGGCCTCGTCTTTCTGGATGAAACGCCGAAAGACCGCGAAGGCGACTATATCTGGCACTTCTACAATGCCGACGGCTCGCGCGCCGAAATGTGCGGCAACGCTTCGCGCTGCGCCGCGCTGCTGGCTGTGGAACTGGGCTTTGCCGGGCCGAAGCACGTCTTCGGCACCGATGCCGGGCTCATCCGCGCCGAGGCCGACGTGGCCGCCGGAATGGCCAAGGTGGAACTGACCCCGCCGCGCGACCTGACCCTGGGCATCGAACTGGACCTTGGCGAAGGCCGCGACATGGTGCACTTCGTGAACACCGGGGTACCCCATGCCGTGGTGTTCAAACGCGACGCCTCGGTCGTGGACGTGCGCACACTGGGCGCGGCGTTGCGCCGCCACGCGCACTTCGCGCCTGCGGGCACCAACGCCAACTTCGCGCAGGTCATCGACCGCAGGAACATCCACCTGCGCACCTTCGAACGCGGCGTGGAGGACGAAACCTACGCCTGCGGCACGGGGGCGGCTGCGGGCGCGTTCATCGCGCATGCGCTGGGGCTTGCGGAATCCACGGTGAATGTCAGGAGCTCCGGCGGCGAAATCCTTGGCATATCCATTGAAGGCGGCTCGGTGTTCCTTTCCGGCAAGGCCGTGCGCGTCTTCTCTGGCGAGATGTTCCTGGAAGGGCTGGGGCTGGCCCTGGCGTAA
- a CDS encoding HU family DNA-binding protein, producing the protein MARYRLRHPGRNEPPPPQHRRTTEDSMNKSELIKTLSEETNIPIEEAAMVVNTFVDNMKEALADGDRVEIRGFGSFKVKDYGGYSGRNPKTGDMVVVQPKRLPFFRAGKELKEFLND; encoded by the coding sequence ATCGCACGCTACAGGCTACGTCACCCGGGGCGCAACGAGCCGCCCCCACCGCAGCACCGCCGCACCACGGAGGATTCCATGAACAAGAGCGAACTCATCAAGACGCTGTCCGAAGAGACGAACATCCCCATCGAGGAAGCCGCCATGGTCGTGAACACCTTCGTGGACAACATGAAGGAAGCGCTGGCCGATGGCGACCGCGTGGAAATCCGCGGTTTCGGCAGCTTCAAGGTCAAGGACTACGGCGGCTACTCCGGTCGCAACCCCAAGACCGGCGACATGGTCGTCGTTCAGCCCAAACGCCTGCCCTTCTTCCGCGCCGGGAAGGAACTGAAAGAATTCCTCAACGATTAG
- a CDS encoding MinD/ParA family protein, with amino-acid sequence MTQNTTLSVSILSGKGGVGKTNIALNLGYCLYRGGHPLLLMDCDLGLANLDVLLGIAPDRNMQDLLDSDAAPRDIAVPIEQGGFDFLPAASGVPELVEMDGDMRALLVRKLEPLFSHYDFLFLDLGAGINPTVLAFAAMTQLRIVIVTPEPTSLTDSYALMKVLSTQHGVRDFFVIVNQAESRKEETQTFERLAAACRKFLDIEPQFLGGVRLDKALPDAVRKQKPLMRVAPQSPAAQDLFSIAVKLQRMRSALLPELADRHPLRALSEEAY; translated from the coding sequence ATGACGCAGAACACCACACTCAGCGTTTCCATACTCAGCGGCAAGGGGGGCGTGGGCAAGACCAACATCGCCCTCAACCTCGGCTACTGCCTGTACCGCGGCGGGCACCCCCTGCTGCTCATGGACTGCGACCTCGGGCTGGCCAACCTGGACGTGCTGCTGGGCATTGCCCCGGACAGGAACATGCAGGACCTTCTGGACAGCGACGCCGCCCCGCGCGACATCGCCGTGCCCATCGAGCAGGGCGGCTTCGACTTCCTGCCCGCCGCATCGGGCGTGCCCGAACTGGTGGAGATGGACGGCGACATGCGCGCCCTGCTGGTGCGCAAGCTGGAACCGCTGTTCTCGCACTACGACTTCCTGTTCCTGGACCTTGGCGCGGGCATCAACCCCACGGTGCTGGCCTTCGCCGCCATGACCCAGTTGCGCATCGTCATCGTGACGCCGGAACCCACCTCGCTCACCGACAGCTATGCGCTGATGAAGGTGCTTTCCACCCAGCACGGGGTGCGCGACTTCTTCGTCATCGTGAACCAGGCGGAATCGCGCAAGGAAGAGACGCAGACCTTCGAACGTCTGGCCGCCGCCTGCCGCAAGTTCCTGGACATCGAGCCGCAGTTTCTGGGCGGCGTGCGCCTGGACAAGGCCCTGCCCGACGCGGTGCGCAAGCAGAAGCCGCTGATGCGCGTTGCCCCGCAATCGCCTGCGGCACAAGACCTTTTCTCCATCGCCGTCAAGCTGCAACGCATGCGTTCCGCTCTGTTGCCGGAGCTGGCCGACAGGCATCCGTTGCGCGCACTTTCGGAAGAGGCATATTAA
- a CDS encoding GGDEF domain-containing protein, with protein sequence MARKPTDADHSAKADQFPQPEHAPQAPQAGDTGDSAQLLDELDALRRALAEEAARNAPDTPDMPDDEPIDGPLLAVARLFPGMTRHRWLALAEEHGLRQWFAIDLDKSTNFNLRELQKAVEELAHQRDHDPLTGLMNRRAFLRQVELELQRVHRGGAELCLAMLDLDDFKRVNDTWGHACGDLVLRRMADLLRDATRAYDVAARIGGEEFVLLLPGATPMRAQALLERLLQDMRDETFECRGATFRISFSAGIAGCKGATVCRAEELLDRADKALYEAKASGKARVRVHRLSGVPDYDRSTMVQSDEKQFLFSGNDD encoded by the coding sequence ATGGCCAGAAAACCAACTGACGCCGACCATTCCGCCAAGGCTGACCAATTCCCCCAGCCCGAGCACGCCCCCCAGGCTCCCCAAGCGGGAGACACCGGCGATTCCGCCCAGTTGCTGGACGAACTGGACGCCCTGCGCCGCGCGCTGGCCGAAGAAGCCGCGCGCAACGCGCCCGACACTCCGGACATGCCTGACGACGAGCCCATCGACGGCCCCCTGCTGGCCGTGGCCCGGCTGTTTCCGGGAATGACCCGGCACCGCTGGCTGGCACTGGCCGAAGAACACGGGCTGCGCCAGTGGTTCGCCATCGACCTGGACAAGAGCACCAACTTCAACCTGCGCGAACTGCAAAAGGCCGTGGAAGAGCTGGCCCACCAGCGCGACCACGACCCCCTCACCGGCCTGATGAACCGCCGGGCCTTCCTGCGCCAGGTCGAGTTGGAACTGCAACGGGTGCACCGGGGCGGCGCGGAACTTTGCCTGGCCATGCTGGACCTGGACGACTTCAAGCGGGTCAACGACACCTGGGGCCACGCCTGCGGCGACCTTGTGCTGCGGCGCATGGCCGACCTGCTGCGCGACGCCACCCGGGCCTACGACGTGGCAGCCCGCATCGGCGGCGAGGAATTCGTGCTGCTGCTGCCGGGGGCCACGCCCATGCGCGCCCAGGCCCTGCTGGAGCGGCTGTTGCAAGACATGCGCGACGAAACCTTCGAGTGCCGGGGCGCAACCTTCCGGATCAGCTTTTCGGCGGGCATCGCCGGGTGCAAGGGCGCCACGGTGTGCCGGGCCGAAGAACTGCTGGACCGGGCGGACAAGGCCCTGTACGAGGCCAAGGCCTCGGGCAAGGCCCGCGTGCGGGTGCACCGGCTGTCGGGCGTGCCCGACTACGACCGCTCGACCATGGTGCAGTCGGACGAGAAGCAGTTTCTTTTTTCGGGAAATGACGACTAG
- the prfB gene encoding peptide chain release factor 2 (programmed frameshift): MLQLAELRARSAALIDQYASLWGRLDLAGNRNRLDEIERQLSSPDAWNNPEKLTPVLQEKSQLEGEITRLERLETCRRDVTEWLTLAEEEEAAGEPGQEALESLAEQVTVLQNLLQETEMNMLLSGKEDRMPAIVEIHPGAGGTEAQDWAEMLVRMYLRWADTHDMKAEYLDYLAGDEAGVKSVTLRMAGPNAYGLLKGEKGIHRLIRISPFDSSGRRHTSFASVDVIPDVGQEITVDIKDTDLRIDIFRSSGPGGQSVNTTSSAVRITHLPTGISAQCQNEKSQHSNRDTAMQILRARLYELELRKLEEEKKAQYAGKDAIGFGSQIRTYTLQPYRLVKDHRTNTEIGDVEAVLDGRIDQLLRDYLLYLHGQKTN, encoded by the exons ATGCTTCAGCTTGCCGAATTGCGCGCGCGCAGCGCCGCCCTCATCGACCAGTACGCCTCCCTCTGGGGGCGTCTT GACCTTGCGGGCAACCGCAACCGCCTCGACGAAATCGAGCGCCAGCTTTCCAGCCCCGACGCCTGGAACAACCCCGAAAAACTCACCCCGGTCTTGCAGGAAAAAAGCCAGCTCGAAGGCGAGATAACGCGCCTTGAGCGGCTGGAAACCTGCCGCCGCGACGTCACCGAATGGCTGACCTTGGCCGAGGAAGAGGAAGCCGCGGGCGAACCGGGGCAAGAGGCCCTGGAGTCGCTGGCCGAACAGGTGACGGTGCTGCAAAACCTGCTGCAGGAGACGGAGATGAACATGCTCCTCTCCGGCAAGGAAGACCGCATGCCCGCCATCGTGGAAATCCACCCCGGCGCGGGCGGCACCGAAGCCCAGGACTGGGCCGAGATGCTGGTGCGCATGTACCTGCGCTGGGCCGACACCCACGACATGAAGGCCGAATACCTGGATTACCTGGCGGGCGACGAGGCGGGCGTGAAAAGCGTCACCCTGCGCATGGCCGGGCCCAACGCCTACGGCCTGCTGAAGGGCGAAAAAGGCATCCACCGTCTCATCCGCATCTCGCCGTTCGATTCGTCGGGTCGTCGGCACACCTCCTTCGCCTCTGTGGACGTGATCCCCGACGTGGGCCAGGAAATCACCGTGGACATCAAGGACACGGACCTGCGCATCGACATCTTCCGCTCCAGCGGCCCCGGCGGCCAGAGCGTGAACACCACCAGTTCCGCCGTGCGCATCACCCACCTGCCCACGGGCATTTCCGCCCAGTGCCAGAACGAAAAGTCGCAGCACAGCAACCGCGACACGGCCATGCAGATCCTGCGCGCCCGCCTGTACGAACTGGAACTGCGCAAGCTGGAAGAAGAGAAAAAGGCCCAGTACGCGGGCAAGGACGCCATCGGCTTCGGCAGCCAGATCCGCACCTACACGCTGCAACCGTACCGCCTTGTGAAGGACCACCGCACCAATACGGAAATTGGCGACGTCGAGGCCGTGCTGGACGGCCGCATCGATCAGCTCCTGCGGGACTATCTGCTGTACCTCCATGGCCAGAAAACCAACTGA